The following coding sequences are from one Lycium ferocissimum isolate CSIRO_LF1 chromosome 3, AGI_CSIRO_Lferr_CH_V1, whole genome shotgun sequence window:
- the LOC132049146 gene encoding uncharacterized protein LOC132049146 produces MGRGKGKTKKQSVREDLVSGEEEKIPVRRRGRPSQKPKDEIEEEEEVEKAVEEKDAILNKDIKNEVAEDGKKRKRPSQDGENKDPVKEENGVGTITNSNDLIKSVGFRPNGSRRKNKPRRAAEVGVECR; encoded by the coding sequence ATGGGTAgaggaaaaggaaagacaaAGAAGCAATCCGTTCGTGAGGATCTTGTGAGTGGCGAAGAAGAGAAGATACCGGTGAGGAGAAGGGGAAGACCATCACAGAAACCAAAGGATGAAatagaggaggaagaagaagttgAGAAGGCAGTGGAGGAAAAAGATGCCATCTTGAACAAAGATATCAAGAACGAAGTAGCAGAAGAtggaaagaagaggaagagacCTTCACAAGACGGAGAAAATAAGGATCCCGTGAAAGAGGAAAATGGAGTTGGAACTATAACTAACTCTAATGACTTAATAAAGTCAGTTGGATTCAGACCGAATGGGAGCAGAAGGAAAAACAAGCCTAGACGGGCTGCCGAAGTTGGTGTTGAGTGCAGATGA